TGAAAACCAATAAAGGGAAGATCGCGAAACGAAGTGCAGCGCCCCGCAGCGCCGTGACTCAGGGCAAAGTCTACGATCTGCACGCCATATATAAGCAGTTGAACCAGCGCTATTTTGAGGATACGGTGAAGGCGGTCATTACCTGGGGCAGAGACAGCGCGGGGAAACAAAAGAGTATCCGCTTCGGCTCTTACACCGAAAGGAGCAAAACCATTCGCATCCATCCCCGTTTGGATCAAGCCTTTGTGCCGGACTATTTCGTGACCTCAGTAGTCTACCATGAAATGCTCCATGCCCATCTGGGTATTGGCCGGAAACAAAATGGGATGCGGGACATTCATTCGTCGGCCTTTAAAAAGAGGGAGCGCCTCTTCCATGACCATGAAAAGGCTTTGGCATGGATTGGCGATCCCAAGCATTTAAAGAAACTGCTTAGCAAGCCCCGGCCGGGGTGATAAGATTCTGATACCGAAGTTGTCTCAAGGAGAAAGGACATATTCTCATGGCAAAGATCGTTTTTATTGGCGCAGGCAGTTTAAATTTCACCCGTGCACTAATCCGTGATTTGATGACCTTTCCGCTCCTTCGCAATGGGGAAATCGCTTTGGTAGATATTAATGAAGAACGGCTGGACTTCGCTATGCGCGCGGCACAGGCGATTATGGACCAAGGCGGCTATCCGGCAAGCCTCACCGCCCATACCGATCGGAGCCGCGCTTTGAAGGATGCCGATGCCGTGTGCTGTACCATTTTATGCGGTGAGGTCGACTTGTGGAAATATGATATTACGATTCCCAAATCTTTCGGCGTAGATATCAACGTCGGCGATACGCGGGGCCCTGCCGGTATCTTCCGCGCACTCCGTACGATTCCGACCATGCTCGACATTTGCCGCGATATGGAGCGGTACTGCCCGCAAGCGATCTTACTCAATTACACCAATCCCATGGCAATGCTCTGCCGTGCCATGCAGCGAGTCTCCTCCATACAAGTGACCGGCTTATGCCACAGCGTACAAGGCACAGCGGCGATGCTTGCCGAATGGATCGGAGCGCCCATAGAGGAAGTAGATTATCTGTGTGCAGGCATTAATCATCAGGCGTGGTATCTCGAATTTAACCACAATGGGGAAGATGCTTATCCGCGGCTCCACCAAGCGATGAAACGCAAGAAGATTTACAATGCCGAATTGGTGCGCAACGAAATGTTTTTACATCTGGGCTACTATGTGACCGAGTCCAGCGGCCACAACAGCGAGTACAACTGGTGGTTCCGCAAGCGGCCCGATCTGATCGAAAAATATTGCACCCACAGCAGCAATTGGAATCCCGGCGTCTATGCCTATATCCTGAAGGAATACCAGCGGGTCGAAAAAACGTGGCGTCAAGAAGTGCATCAATGGTTTGCCGACGGCGCGCCCATGAGCCTGGAACGAGGCGGCGAATATGCCGCCCATATTATCAATGCCTATGTTGGCGGGACGCCCTTTTTGTTCAATGGCAATGTTGCCAATACGGGGCTGATCACCAACCTTCCTGAAGCGGCGTGTGTGGAGGTGCCGGTACTGATCAACCGAAGAGGCTTCAATCCCATCCACGTCGGTTCCCTACCGCCTCAATGCGCGGCGTTAAACCAAATCAGCGTAGCTTCCGAGGAGATGGCCGTGGAGGCGGCATTAACAGGTGATGCGGAAGGCGTCTATCATGCGGTCTGCTATGATCCCCTTACGGCAGCAGTGTTGTCTTTGGCGGAAATTAAGCAGCTGGTGAACAAACTATTCAAAAAGAACGCGCCCTACTTGCCCCAATTTGAGCGTTTCTCTTTCTGAGCCGTGATACAAGCGTGGCACAGCGGCTCGGCTACATGCCATGGGTATACAATTCAACATGACCCACGGGCACCGACATTTCAGCGAGAAGATGATTCCTTTTGCGCAGCGGCACACTGAGCAGCACGCCCATGCCCGCCATGGTGGTCATATAGAAGTTGCCACCGTAACTTAAAAAAGGTAAAGGTATACCGGTGACGGGCATCATGCCGGCAGTAATGGCAATGTTCACAAAGATATGAAAGGCGAGGATCACCACGACCCCTGTGGCGAGGAGTGTCCCCGACAAGTCCACGGCATCGCGGGCAAAGGTCAATCCGCGTAAGAGCAATAGGCTGAACAAGGCAATGACGGAGATGGCGCCGACAAAACCGAATTCTTCTGCCAATAAGGAATAGATAAAGTCCGTATGATGCTCAGGCAGATAGTTGAGCCGGGTTTGGGTTCCCTTCAAATAGCCTTTGCCCGTAAGCCCGCCGCTGCCGATGGTGATCTTGCTTTGCAGCGTATGCCAGCCGCTGCCCTGGGGATCATATTCGGGATGCAAATAGGTGTAGATGCGCATTTTTTGGTAGTGCTTCAAATCGAAAAAGGAGCGTTGATCAGAGACGACTTGGGGATCAAAGTCTTTCATCTGCCACCAGAGCACGGGCACGGCGCACAAGCCCGCAACAATGACGACAGCAAGATGACGGCGTCTGCAGCCTGCCACATACAACATCGCCAAGGTCAGCGGTCCTAAGGACGCCGCTGTGCCCAGGTTGGGCTGCTTGAGAATCAGCGCCATGGGCAGCGCGACCAAGATGAAGGTGAATGCAAACCATAGCAGCTTTTTGACACGCTCACCGATTCGGGTAAAGTACCAGGTCAGAAAAAAGACCATGATCAGCTTCGTATATTCGGAGGGTTGAAGACGAAAAAAGCCCAGGCTGATCCATCGT
The DNA window shown above is from Candidatus Hydrogenedentota bacterium and carries:
- a CDS encoding SprT family zinc-dependent metalloprotease — translated: MNKDKITNALQLELFPTADKDAARSASIEEHRKPSPAVPDPLHDDALHQSLWNDLKASVNFPVDLTITDNTSTLMSLRTQGRGGLVKIRLHRMFLDAPPNIRKALVHWMQHPHSKVHKTLFLDFMKTNKGKIAKRSAAPRSAVTQGKVYDLHAIYKQLNQRYFEDTVKAVITWGRDSAGKQKSIRFGSYTERSKTIRIHPRLDQAFVPDYFVTSVVYHEMLHAHLGIGRKQNGMRDIHSSAFKKRERLFHDHEKALAWIGDPKHLKKLLSKPRPG
- the melA gene encoding alpha-galactosidase; its protein translation is MAKIVFIGAGSLNFTRALIRDLMTFPLLRNGEIALVDINEERLDFAMRAAQAIMDQGGYPASLTAHTDRSRALKDADAVCCTILCGEVDLWKYDITIPKSFGVDINVGDTRGPAGIFRALRTIPTMLDICRDMERYCPQAILLNYTNPMAMLCRAMQRVSSIQVTGLCHSVQGTAAMLAEWIGAPIEEVDYLCAGINHQAWYLEFNHNGEDAYPRLHQAMKRKKIYNAELVRNEMFLHLGYYVTESSGHNSEYNWWFRKRPDLIEKYCTHSSNWNPGVYAYILKEYQRVEKTWRQEVHQWFADGAPMSLERGGEYAAHIINAYVGGTPFLFNGNVANTGLITNLPEAACVEVPVLINRRGFNPIHVGSLPPQCAALNQISVASEEMAVEAALTGDAEGVYHAVCYDPLTAAVLSLAEIKQLVNKLFKKNAPYLPQFERFSF
- the rodA gene encoding rod shape-determining protein RodA, producing MIYSGKQVQHQDISVKLFNVRNVTHIDWWLPMLVTALAVCGWVVMYSASRNTEVAYLTRQILFFAVGILVAFTFLCFDYRFLVSMGPFMYFIALSLLLLVIFFGSSAKGSERWISLGFFRLQPSEYTKLIMVFFLTWYFTRIGERVKKLLWFAFTFILVALPMALILKQPNLGTAASLGPLTLAMLYVAGCRRRHLAVVIVAGLCAVPVLWWQMKDFDPQVVSDQRSFFDLKHYQKMRIYTYLHPEYDPQGSGWHTLQSKITIGSGGLTGKGYLKGTQTRLNYLPEHHTDFIYSLLAEEFGFVGAISVIALFSLLLLRGLTFARDAVDLSGTLLATGVVVILAFHIFVNIAITAGMMPVTGIPLPFLSYGGNFYMTTMAGMGVLLSVPLRKRNHLLAEMSVPVGHVELYTHGM